A genomic window from Camelus ferus isolate YT-003-E chromosome 9, BCGSAC_Cfer_1.0, whole genome shotgun sequence includes:
- the ZNF233 gene encoding LOW QUALITY PROTEIN: zinc finger protein 233 (The sequence of the model RefSeq protein was modified relative to this genomic sequence to represent the inferred CDS: inserted 1 base in 1 codon; deleted 3 bases in 3 codons) has translation MTKCQEVTFSDVAVTFTREELGLLDSAQRELHRDVMLENFQNLLSVGHPSFRLGLILQVGREEKLWAMETEIQGGHRNPNELEILQEGGLRYLLHEDLMGWQIWEQLKSKLPRTQDPIINLQGRKSKLPKQGDASCQMWAGESTQVPEDGNYVAEPQGESSSSIKNQEFPTRPSWDFWKKMYLRESQNYQRRSQQIDIKNKPGKCGHCIMRRIPAQRGDQEVHRSGEARSHNNHGKDSTENSSQHGMIHPGEQTSDENGKAFSLDSDLEFHQQLPQGEKPCVCSECRKGTSSSLVFHIHPSVHTGERCSRSDECGTDLRASTDEKRFHCQVRAESFHQNSSLPTWEPDHPGEHRYVRGRHGRAASHSFNLNSHCIADTEGESWKHEQCDTGLSQTSQPQGHQRAQPRDKTYKKACDRISSQNSAPQRRVHTGEKLYQCEVCGKDFSKASNLQAHQRIHTGEKPYKCDVCDKNFSRNSHLQAHQRVHTGEKPYRCDMCGKDFSQISHLQAHQRVHTGEKPYKCETCGKGFSQSSHVQDHQRVHTGEKPYTCDVCGKGFSWSSHLQAHQRVHTGEKPYRCEACGKGFIWNSYLHVHQRIHTGEKPYKCGMCGRSFSQTSHLQAHRRVHTGEKPYRCIDCGQGFSKRXLSSSSSESP, from the exons ATGACCAAATGTCAG GAGGTGACATTCAGTGATGTAGCTGTGACCTTcaccagggaggagctggggctgttGGACTCTGCCCAGAGGGAGCTGCACCgagatgtgatgctggagaacttcCAGAACCTGCTGTCAGTGG GCCATCCATCCTTCAGGTTAGGGTTGATATTACAGGTCGGGAGAGAGGAGAAGCTTTGGGCGATGGAGACAGAAATCCAAGGAG GACACAGGAATCCAAATGAGCTAGAGATTCTTCAAGAAGGAGGGTTAAGATACCTTTTACATGAAGACCTTATGGGCTGGCAGATATGGGAACAACTTAAAAGTAAACTACCCAGAACTCAAGACCCGATAATAAATCTGCAAGGTAGGAAGTCCAAGTTGCCAAAACAAGGTGATGCCTCCTGTCAGATGTGGGCAGGAGAATCTACTCAGGTTCCTGAAGATGGGAACTATGTAGCAGAGCCTCAAGGGGAGAGTTCCAGCAGTATCAAAAATCAAGAATTTCCAACTCGGCCCTCCTGGgatttctggaagaaaatgtaCCTGAGAGAGTCACAGAATTATCAGAGGAGGAGTCAGCAAATTGACATAAAAAATAAGCCGGGTAAGTGTGGTCATTGTATTATGAGAAGGATACCTGCTCAGCGTGGTGACCAGGAAGTACACAGAAGCGGGGAGGCTCGTAGCCACAATAATCATGGAAAAGACTCCACAGAGAACTCATCCCAGCATGGTATGATCCACCCAGGAGAGCAGACCTCTGATGAGAATGGAAAAGCCTTCAGCCTTGACTCTGATCTTGAATTCCATCAGCAACTGCCCCAAGGAGAGAAGCCCTGTGTGTGTAGTGAGTGTAGGAAGGGCACCAGTTCTAGCTTAGTGTTTCACATCCATCCGAGTGTTCACACAGGGGAGAGATGCAGTAGGAGTGATGAGTGTGGTACAGACCTGAGAGCCAGCACAGATGAGAAACGCTTCCACTGTCAGGTGCGTGCTGAGAGCTTCCATCAgaactcctcccttcccacctgggaGCCTGATCACCCAGGGGAGCATCGGTATGTGCGTGGCAGGCATGGGAGGGCTGCCAGTCACAGCTTCAACCTTAACAGTCACTGTATAGCCGACACTGAAGGGGAATCCTGGAAACATGAGCAGTGTGATACAGGCCTCAGTCAGACATCACAACCTCAAGGTCATCAGAGAGCCCAACCCAGagacaaaacatacaaaaaggcATGTGACAGGATATCCAGCCAGAACTCTGCTCCTCAGCggagagttcacactggagagaaactgTATCAATGC GAGGTGTGTGGGAAGGACTTCAGTAAGGCCTCAAACCTCCAGGCCCATCAGAGGATCCATACCGGGGAGAAACCATACAAGTGTGATGTATGTGATAAGAACTTCAGCCGGAATTCCCACCTCCAGGCCCATCAGAGAGTCCACACTGGAGAAAAACCCTACAGATGTGACATGTGTGGCAAGGAC TTCAGTCAGATCTCCCATCTCCAGGCCCACCAGAGAGTCCACACCGGAGAGAAGCCCTACAAATGTGAGACATGCGGGAAGGGCTTCAGTCAGAGCTCACATGTGCAAGACCACCAGAGggtccacactggagagaaaccctacacgtgtgac gtgtgtgggaagggTTTCAGCTGGAGTTCACACCTTCAGGCccatcagagagttcacactggggagaaaccctACAGGTGTGAAGCATGTGGGAAAGGCTTCATCTGGAACTCCTACCTTCATGTCCATCAGAGGATCCACACGGGAGAGAAACCCTACAAGTGTGGCATGTGTGGGAGGAGCTTCAGTCAGACCTCACACCTTCAGGCCCATCGGAGGGTCCACACAGGCGAGAAACCCTACAGATGTATTGATTGTGGTCAAGGCTTTAGCAAGC tcctgtcttcaagttcatcAGAGAGTCCATAA